A single genomic interval of Syntrophaceae bacterium harbors:
- a CDS encoding sigma-54-dependent Fis family transcriptional regulator, with protein MQKSRFQISLYILIPVIFSGITVLAVIVTYQIVDFYTKYRIETPWMLRTWGIGIALFTFLCALLVTWLILRPIKKFIRDAENLPAFPKSQLQSAVNQKADDISQFNIIFEQVTSLLSKVEARELFPEIIGQSKVMRGIFSQILKVAPTDATVLITGESGTGKELVAQSIYQHSLRKEGPFIKLNCVAIPEGLLESELFGHEKGAFTGATAQKRGKFELAHGGTILLDEIGDMPLATQAKLLRVLQEKEFERVGGTKPIKVDIRIIASTNKNLMKLVQEGKFREDLFYRLNVFSLHLPPLRDRREDIPALVQGFLETAPKSAEISPSALQLLMGFHWPGNVRELKNVIERAAVMAENGIIEPQHLPVQISGGLVGQAMQEVPEQANLDDRLAEIEKRFIIDALTRADGVQVKAAQILGIKERSLWHRVKKYNIDVTSIKKST; from the coding sequence ATGCAGAAATCACGGTTCCAGATCAGCCTCTACATCCTGATCCCGGTCATCTTCAGCGGCATCACGGTCCTTGCCGTGATCGTCACGTACCAGATCGTCGACTTCTACACGAAGTACCGGATCGAGACGCCGTGGATGCTCAGGACCTGGGGGATCGGCATCGCGCTGTTCACCTTCCTGTGCGCCCTGCTGGTGACGTGGCTCATCCTGCGGCCCATCAAGAAATTCATCCGCGACGCCGAGAACCTGCCGGCCTTCCCGAAGTCCCAGCTCCAGAGCGCCGTGAACCAGAAGGCCGACGACATCAGCCAGTTCAACATCATCTTCGAGCAGGTCACGAGCCTGCTCTCCAAGGTCGAGGCGCGCGAGCTCTTCCCCGAGATCATCGGCCAGAGCAAGGTCATGCGGGGGATCTTCAGCCAGATCCTCAAGGTGGCCCCGACGGACGCCACGGTGCTCATCACGGGAGAGAGCGGCACGGGCAAGGAGCTGGTCGCCCAGAGCATCTACCAGCACAGCCTCCGCAAGGAAGGGCCCTTCATCAAGCTCAACTGCGTCGCCATCCCCGAGGGGCTCCTGGAGAGCGAGCTCTTCGGCCACGAAAAGGGGGCCTTCACGGGCGCCACGGCGCAGAAGCGGGGCAAGTTCGAGCTGGCCCACGGGGGCACCATCCTGCTCGACGAGATCGGGGATATGCCGCTGGCGACGCAGGCCAAGCTCCTGCGGGTTCTCCAGGAAAAGGAATTCGAGCGGGTGGGCGGCACGAAACCCATCAAGGTCGATATCCGCATCATCGCCTCGACGAACAAGAACCTGATGAAACTCGTCCAGGAAGGAAAATTCCGGGAGGATCTCTTCTACCGCCTCAATGTCTTCTCCCTTCACCTCCCCCCTCTGAGGGACCGCCGGGAGGACATCCCCGCTCTCGTGCAGGGGTTCCTGGAAACGGCCCCGAAATCGGCCGAGATCTCGCCCTCGGCCCTGCAGCTCCTCATGGGGTTCCATTGGCCGGGCAATGTCCGGGAGCTGAAAAACGTGATCGAACGCGCCGCCGTGATGGCCGAAAACGGCATCATCGAACCCCAGCACCTCCCGGTCCAGATCTCGGGGGGCCTGGTCGGCCAGGCCATGCAGGAGGTGCCGGAGCAGGCCAACCTCGACGACCGGCTCGCGGAGATCGAGAAGCGGTTCATCATCGATGCCCTCACCCGGGCGGACGGTGTCCAGGTCAAGGCGGCCCAGATCCTGGGGATCAAGGAGCGCAGCCTGTGGCACCGGGTAAAAAAGTACAACATCGACGTCACGTCGATCAAGAAATCTACATAA